The Desulfovibrio aminophilus sequence CTGGGCGGCAACGTGGCCGAGAACGCGGGCGGACTGCGCGGCCTCAAGTACGGCGTGACCAAGAACTACGTCATGGGCGTGAACTTCTTCGACACCGAGGGCGAGAAGATCGTCACCGGCTCGCGCACCGTGAAGTGCGTCACCGGCCTGAACCTTGCCGGACTCATGGTCGGCTCCGAGGGCACCCTGGGCGTGTTCAGCGAGATCATCCTCAAGCTCGTGCCCCCGCCGGCGGCCAACAAGGCCATGATGGTCCTCTTCGACGACGTGGCCAAGGCCTCCGAGACCGTGGCCGCCATCATCGCCGCCAAGATCGTGCCCTGCACCCTGGAGTTCCTGGACAACTTCACCATCCGCACGGTGGAGGACTTCGCCCACGCCGGACTGCCCGTGGAGGCCAAGGCCCTGCTGCTCATCGAGGTGGACGGCCACCCGGCCCAGGTGGCCGACGAGGCCGCCCAGGTGGAGGCCATCTGCAAGAAGATGGGCGCCACCCGCGTGCAGGTGGCCCAGAGCGCCGAGGAGCGCAACAAGGTCTGGGAGGCCCGCCGCGCGGCCCTCTCGGCCCTGGCCCGCGTGCGCCCCACCACGGTGCTCGAGGACGCCACCGTGCCGCGAAGCAAGATCCCGGCCATGATCAAGGCCCTGGACGAGATCGCGGCCAAGTACAAGCTGCTCATCGGCACCTTCGGCCACGCCGGGGACGGCAACCTGCACCCGACCATTCTCACCGACCGCCGCGACACGCACGAGTTCGAGCGCGTGGAGCGGGCCATCGACGAGATCTTCGAGGTGGCCCTGGGCCTCGGCGGCACGCTCTCCGGCGAGCACGGCATCGGCATGGCCAAGTCCAAGTGGCTGGCCAAGGAGACGAGCCGGGGCACGATCCTCTATTCCCGCCGATTGAAGAAGGCCCTGGACCCCAAGGACATCCTCAATCCGGGCAAGATTCTCGGGGAGGAGTAGGCCATGGCCGACGTGCGTGAACTCCACAAGCTCCTCATGGAGCTGGACGACCAGTTGGTCACCTGCATGCGTTGCGGCATGTGCCAGGCGGTCTGCCCGCTGTACGCCGAGACCGGCCGCGAGGCCCTGGTGGCGCGCGGCAAGATCGCCCTCCTGGAGCACCTGGCCCACGAGATGATCAAGGACGCCGCCGGGGTCCAGGAGAAGGTCGAGACCTGCCTCTTGTGCGGGGCCTGCGCGGCCAACTGCCCCAGCGGGGTCAAGGTCCTGGACATCTTCCTCAAGGCCCGGGCCGTGCTCACCGGCTACATGGGCCTGCCCCCGGCCAAGAAGCTCATCTTCCGGGGCCTGCTCGTGCGCCCCGGGTTGTTCAACACCATCCTCGGCCTGGGGGCCAAGCTCCAGGGCCTGTTCGTCAAGCCGGTCAACGAGATGCTCGGCTCCTCCTGCGCCCGCTTCCAGTCGGACGTCATCGGCGACCGGCACTTCCCGGCCCTGGCCGGCGAGCCCCTGCACAAGCTCGTGCCCAGCCTGGACACGGCCAAGGGCAACAGCGGCCTGAAGGTCGGCTTCTTCCCCGGCTGCATGGTGGACAAGGTCTTCCCCCGCGTGGGCAAGGCCGTGCTCAAGGTGCTGGAGCACCACGGGGTGGGCGTGTTCCTGCCCGGGCATCAGGCCTGTTGCGGCATCCCGGCCTTGTCCTCGGGCGACCGCAAGAGTTATGATGTATTGGTGGACAAGAACCTGGAGTGCTTCGCCGGGGGCTCCTTCGACTACCTGGTGACCCCCTGCGCCACCTGCACCTCCACGATCAAGAAGTTCTGGCCGACGTTCGCGGATTCGGCCGACCAGGGACGGCGTGAGGCCCTGGTGGCGTTGGCGGCCAAGACATTGGACATAAACGAGTTCCTGGTGGACATCCTGAAGGTTCAGCCGAGCGGCGTGCCCGGGGCCAAGGACATGAAGGTCACGGTGCACGACCCCTGCCACCTCAAGAAGTCGCTGGGAGTGGCGGCCCAGCCGCGCCAGGTGGTGCGGCTCAACCCCAACGTGGAACTGGTGGAGATGAAGGACGCCGACACCTGCTGCGGGTGCGGCGGCAGCTTCACGCTCCTGCATTACGACTTGGCCCGCCGGATCGGCAAGAAGAAGCGGGACAACATCGCGGCCTCGGGGGCCCAGGTGGTGGCCACGGGCTGCCCGGCCTGCATGCTCCAGATCACGGACATGCTCTCCAAGGCCGGGGACCGGGTGGCGGTGCGCCATCCCGTGGAGCTCTACGCCGAGACCTTGGGCTGAGTCGTCAAACGGCCTCAACTAAGGAAGCGACATGGACACGATGCGAAAGAACCTGGACGCCCTGTTCTACCCCAAGACCGTGGCCGTCATCGGCGCCTCGGACAAGCCGGGGAAGATCGGGCACACCGTGGTGGCCAACATGCTCCGTGCCGGCTACCCGGGCGCGCTGATTCCGGTGAACCCGAAGGCCACGGTGATCGAGGGCTTGAAGGTGGCCAACCGCATCCCGGACCTGCCCCGGGACCTGGACCTGGCGGTGATCACCGTGCCGCGCGACGCGGTCATGCCCGCGCTCAAGGAGCTGGCCGACATCGGCACGCGCTCGGTGGTGGTCATCACCGCGGGCTTCAAGGAGGTGGGCAAGGAAGGCTATCACCTGGAGCAGGAGATGG is a genomic window containing:
- a CDS encoding FAD-binding oxidoreductase; translated protein: MLSDALIKKFKEIAGQANVMDDEADRHAYSYDSAVLQPVVPALVVRPESTEALGKVVKLCGENGLPVTVRGSGTNLSGGTIPDPRDGVVILTNALNRILEINEEDMYAVVEPGVVTAKFAAEAAARGLFYPPDPGSQAVSTLGGNVAENAGGLRGLKYGVTKNYVMGVNFFDTEGEKIVTGSRTVKCVTGLNLAGLMVGSEGTLGVFSEIILKLVPPPAANKAMMVLFDDVAKASETVAAIIAAKIVPCTLEFLDNFTIRTVEDFAHAGLPVEAKALLLIEVDGHPAQVADEAAQVEAICKKMGATRVQVAQSAEERNKVWEARRAALSALARVRPTTVLEDATVPRSKIPAMIKALDEIAAKYKLLIGTFGHAGDGNLHPTILTDRRDTHEFERVERAIDEIFEVALGLGGTLSGEHGIGMAKSKWLAKETSRGTILYSRRLKKALDPKDILNPGKILGEE
- a CDS encoding (Fe-S)-binding protein, yielding MADVRELHKLLMELDDQLVTCMRCGMCQAVCPLYAETGREALVARGKIALLEHLAHEMIKDAAGVQEKVETCLLCGACAANCPSGVKVLDIFLKARAVLTGYMGLPPAKKLIFRGLLVRPGLFNTILGLGAKLQGLFVKPVNEMLGSSCARFQSDVIGDRHFPALAGEPLHKLVPSLDTAKGNSGLKVGFFPGCMVDKVFPRVGKAVLKVLEHHGVGVFLPGHQACCGIPALSSGDRKSYDVLVDKNLECFAGGSFDYLVTPCATCTSTIKKFWPTFADSADQGRREALVALAAKTLDINEFLVDILKVQPSGVPGAKDMKVTVHDPCHLKKSLGVAAQPRQVVRLNPNVELVEMKDADTCCGCGGSFTLLHYDLARRIGKKKRDNIAASGAQVVATGCPACMLQITDMLSKAGDRVAVRHPVELYAETLG